Proteins encoded by one window of Halomonas sp. SH5A2:
- a CDS encoding putative urea ABC transporter substrate-binding protein: MTRSIRLSATTLSLPLSAALLAASLTSTPVQAQERDEFSVCWSIYAGWMPWGYLDDSGIMDKWADKYDINVDIVQVNDYVESINQFTSGNVDGCAMTNMDALTIPAASGVDSTALIVGDYSDGNDGVVLKNTDNLEDIAGRDVNLVQFSVSHYLLARALDSVGMSERDVTTVNTGDADIASLFASRDEVDAVVTWNPQLSTVTDLEDSHLVFNSSEIPGEILDLMVVNTDTLAANPDFGHALVGAWYEVMALMAADDEEALSQMANAAGTDLEGYRAQLDATRMYTDPSEALTLIQGEELLTTMQRVAEFSFEHGLLGDMAPDAEVVGIETPQGVFGDEGNINLRFDPSFTQAYIDAQE, from the coding sequence ATGACCCGTTCCATTCGTTTATCTGCTACAACCTTGTCGCTCCCACTCTCTGCCGCACTGCTGGCCGCATCGCTCACTAGCACCCCCGTTCAAGCACAAGAACGCGATGAATTTAGCGTCTGCTGGTCTATCTATGCCGGGTGGATGCCATGGGGCTATCTCGACGACAGCGGCATCATGGATAAATGGGCCGACAAGTACGACATCAACGTTGATATCGTCCAGGTGAATGACTACGTCGAATCAATCAACCAGTTTACCTCTGGCAACGTTGACGGCTGCGCCATGACCAATATGGACGCCTTGACCATTCCTGCCGCCAGCGGGGTCGATTCCACCGCGCTTATCGTCGGCGACTATTCAGACGGTAACGACGGCGTTGTGCTCAAAAATACCGACAACCTTGAGGACATTGCTGGGCGCGACGTCAATCTGGTCCAGTTCAGCGTATCGCATTATCTCCTGGCCCGGGCGCTAGACAGCGTCGGCATGAGCGAGCGCGATGTCACCACGGTGAATACCGGTGACGCCGATATCGCCAGTCTTTTTGCCAGCCGCGATGAAGTCGACGCCGTAGTGACCTGGAACCCGCAGCTTTCCACTGTCACTGATCTGGAAGACAGCCACCTGGTTTTCAATTCCAGCGAGATTCCCGGCGAGATTCTGGACCTCATGGTGGTTAATACCGATACCCTGGCGGCCAATCCCGATTTTGGCCATGCCCTGGTAGGCGCTTGGTATGAAGTCATGGCGCTGATGGCAGCCGATGATGAAGAAGCCCTAAGCCAGATGGCCAACGCGGCAGGCACCGACCTTGAAGGCTACCGCGCCCAGCTCGACGCAACCCGGATGTACACCGATCCCAGCGAAGCCCTGACGCTTATCCAGGGCGAAGAGCTACTCACCACCATGCAACGGGTCGCCGAATTCAGTTTTGAACATGGTTTGCTGGGTGATATGGCGCCCGATGCTGAAGTCGTCGGCATAGAAACGCCCCAAGGTGTGTTTGGCGACGAGGGCAACATTAACCTGCGCTTCGATCCAAGCTTCACTCAGGCCTATATCGACGCTCAGGAATAA
- a CDS encoding urea amidolyase associated protein UAAP1, which translates to MTDAAMNSEPAYTTHLPGGHHWSLRLRRGTTLTLTAQEADSNVGFLCYNPENLLERLNLPDTLKCQHTFKLTQGHCLYSDMGRIFASITHDDLGWHDSVGGNLMPHHLLKKGWQPVSYQQAHNDWTLTGFDAFLVELAKYGLGRRDMAANLNLFSRVESDDEGKLRYVPGHCQPGKSVTLRFEMDTLALLHTCPHPLDPSADYPRRGVDIALGTAGPVTEDDPCYRSRPENARGFANNRLYHLGL; encoded by the coding sequence ATGACAGACGCTGCTATGAATAGCGAACCCGCTTACACCACCCATTTACCCGGCGGCCACCACTGGTCGCTACGCCTGCGCCGCGGCACCACTTTAACCCTGACCGCGCAGGAAGCCGACAGCAACGTAGGGTTTTTGTGCTACAACCCGGAAAACCTGCTGGAACGCTTAAACCTGCCGGACACCTTAAAGTGCCAGCACACCTTTAAGCTGACTCAGGGCCACTGCCTTTACTCCGATATGGGGCGCATTTTTGCCTCCATCACCCATGATGACCTGGGCTGGCACGATAGCGTTGGCGGCAACCTGATGCCCCATCATCTGCTGAAAAAAGGCTGGCAGCCGGTCAGCTATCAGCAGGCCCACAACGACTGGACCCTCACCGGTTTCGACGCCTTTCTGGTGGAGCTCGCCAAGTACGGCCTGGGTCGTCGGGATATGGCCGCCAATCTCAACCTCTTCTCCCGGGTCGAGAGCGACGACGAAGGCAAGCTGCGCTATGTGCCGGGTCATTGCCAGCCCGGTAAAAGCGTCACACTGCGTTTTGAGATGGACACGTTGGCGCTGCTGCACACCTGCCCGCACCCCCTCGACCCCAGCGCCGACTATCCCCGCCGCGGCGTGGATATCGCCCTCGGCACCGCCGGGCCGGTGACAGAAGACGACCCCTGTTACCGCTCGCGGCCCGAAAACGCCCGCGGCTTTGCCAACAATCGCCTCTACCACCTCGGCTTATAA
- the epmA gene encoding EF-P lysine aminoacylase EpmA, which translates to MTESWRPTATIDTLRERARLLASVRRFFAARDVLEVETPVLGQGGSTDVHLVSLATMARTDKGQRRLWLQTSPEFHMKRLLAAGSGPIFQLARSFRDGEVGARHNLEFTMLEWYRPGFTLADLIDETTTLVANILPSFYGPVVHYRYRQLFHTHLAVDPFTTSLEALRRLATDHGQMPNGAMANEGRDTCLDLLMGLVIEPQLGRNELSVVVDYPASQAALARRHQDTDGEWVASRFELYLNGIELANGYDELTDAAEQRARFIEDNAERRRLGLPEVDVDERLLAALDHGMPDGAGVALGIDRLVQLALGKARLEDVLAFSTPNC; encoded by the coding sequence ATGACGGAAAGTTGGCGACCGACGGCAACCATCGACACGCTGCGTGAGCGAGCCCGTTTACTGGCGAGCGTACGGCGTTTTTTTGCTGCGCGCGATGTGCTGGAGGTTGAGACGCCGGTTTTAGGGCAGGGCGGCAGCACCGATGTCCATCTGGTCTCGCTTGCCACAATGGCGCGTACCGATAAAGGCCAGCGTCGGCTGTGGCTGCAAACCTCGCCGGAATTTCATATGAAGAGGCTGCTGGCGGCGGGTAGCGGTCCTATTTTTCAGCTGGCAAGAAGCTTCCGCGATGGCGAAGTGGGCGCCCGGCACAACCTCGAATTCACCATGCTGGAATGGTACCGCCCAGGATTTACCCTGGCAGATCTGATCGACGAAACGACCACCTTGGTCGCTAATATTCTGCCTAGTTTTTACGGGCCGGTGGTGCATTACCGTTATCGTCAGCTGTTTCATACCCATTTAGCGGTCGACCCGTTCACTACCTCGCTAGAGGCATTGCGCAGGCTGGCAACTGATCACGGTCAGATGCCGAATGGGGCGATGGCGAACGAGGGGCGCGATACGTGCCTCGATTTGTTGATGGGGCTGGTGATAGAACCGCAGTTAGGGCGCAACGAACTGAGTGTGGTGGTGGATTACCCGGCAAGCCAGGCGGCGCTGGCACGTCGCCATCAAGATACTGACGGTGAGTGGGTTGCCTCACGCTTTGAGCTTTACCTAAACGGCATTGAATTGGCCAACGGTTACGATGAACTGACCGATGCGGCTGAGCAGCGTGCCCGCTTTATTGAAGATAACGCCGAGCGCCGCCGTTTGGGCTTGCCTGAGGTGGACGTGGATGAACGCCTGCTGGCCGCCCTTGACCATGGCATGCCAGATGGGGCTGGGGTGGCGCTGGGAATTGACCGTCTGGTGCAGCTGGCGCTTGGCAAAGCACGCCTGGAAGACGTGCTGGCGTTCTCGACGCCTAATTGCTAG
- a CDS encoding ABC transporter permease, whose protein sequence is MKRFINITPSRGGRWLLGLVPLLLIAMVYIGLSTARLADNPDDRLLPAPATMAETFITLATEANRRTGDIVLWADTAASLERLLIGVAISATLGLTVGLLSGGLPIIRAKFSPLITVLSLIPPMAVLPILFIAFGTGEAAKIALIVIGVTPFLIRDIQGHALRLPDEQLIKAQTLGASSWQVLIRVLLPQLTPRLINATRLALGTAWLFLIAAEAIAAQEGLGYRIFLVRRYLSMDIILPYVAWITLLAFLLDQLLAWVSRLAFPWYHAGEGDNS, encoded by the coding sequence ATGAAGCGATTCATTAATATTACCCCGTCACGAGGAGGACGCTGGCTGCTCGGGCTGGTGCCACTCCTGCTGATTGCCATGGTTTATATCGGCTTATCGACAGCACGCCTCGCCGATAATCCTGACGACCGCCTGCTCCCAGCCCCAGCCACCATGGCCGAAACTTTTATCACACTGGCAACAGAAGCCAACCGCCGCACCGGTGATATCGTCCTCTGGGCAGACACGGCTGCCAGCCTCGAACGGTTACTCATTGGTGTCGCCATTAGTGCCACACTCGGGCTCACGGTAGGGCTTTTAAGTGGCGGTCTACCGATTATTCGCGCCAAGTTTTCACCGCTTATTACGGTGCTATCGCTGATTCCCCCCATGGCGGTACTGCCCATTCTGTTTATCGCTTTTGGCACGGGCGAAGCCGCCAAAATCGCGCTGATCGTGATAGGCGTAACCCCCTTTCTGATCCGCGATATACAAGGTCATGCCTTGCGACTTCCTGACGAGCAGTTGATCAAGGCACAAACCCTAGGCGCCAGCTCCTGGCAGGTGCTGATCAGAGTATTGTTGCCACAACTGACCCCACGACTCATCAACGCCACCCGCCTGGCCCTGGGCACCGCCTGGCTGTTTTTGATCGCCGCCGAAGCGATTGCCGCCCAGGAAGGTCTTGGCTACCGCATCTTTCTCGTCCGTCGTTATCTTTCCATGGACATAATCCTGCCCTATGTGGCCTGGATCACCCTGCTGGCGTTCCTGCTTGACCAACTGTTGGCCTGGGTGTCGCGGCTGGCATTCCCGTGGTACCACGCAGGCGAAGGAGATAATTCATGA
- a CDS encoding ABC transporter ATP-binding protein: MSLLAAKRLEKHYGNHVVLENLNFSVEAGEFVTLVGASGCGKTTFLKMLLGTEATSRGSLTLDDQPIPNEPGPDRGVVFQKYSVFPHLTVLGNVMIADELHSSRLLGKSFGAAKRRAVEKARARIDEVGLDHALNKYPHELSGGMQQRLAIAQALMMRPRILLLDEPFGALDPGIRQDMHVLINRLWQEQQLTIFMITHDLKEAFELGTRLWVFDKTRHDPQAPEAFGATITYDLPISRDRPSTDVQEALQQGGLKTHTQETLL; the protein is encoded by the coding sequence ATGAGCCTGCTGGCGGCCAAACGGTTAGAAAAGCACTACGGGAATCACGTGGTGCTGGAAAACCTTAATTTCAGCGTTGAGGCTGGCGAGTTTGTCACCTTAGTGGGTGCCTCGGGTTGCGGTAAAACCACCTTTTTGAAAATGCTGCTGGGCACCGAAGCCACCTCACGAGGCAGCTTAACCCTGGATGATCAGCCCATTCCCAATGAACCGGGGCCGGATCGCGGCGTGGTGTTCCAGAAGTACTCGGTGTTCCCACACTTAACCGTGCTCGGTAACGTGATGATTGCCGATGAGCTACACAGTTCCAGGCTGTTGGGCAAGAGTTTCGGTGCCGCCAAGCGTCGCGCTGTGGAAAAAGCCCGCGCTCGTATCGACGAAGTCGGCCTGGATCACGCGCTTAACAAATACCCCCACGAGCTTTCCGGTGGTATGCAGCAGCGCCTGGCCATCGCCCAGGCGCTGATGATGCGGCCGCGTATTTTGTTGCTTGATGAGCCTTTCGGCGCCCTGGACCCGGGCATTCGTCAGGATATGCACGTGCTGATCAACCGCCTGTGGCAAGAGCAGCAGCTCACCATCTTTATGATCACCCACGATCTTAAAGAGGCGTTTGAGCTGGGCACCCGACTGTGGGTCTTCGATAAAACCCGCCACGACCCACAGGCACCGGAAGCGTTTGGGGCCACGATCACCTACGACCTGCCCATTTCGAGAGACCGTCCCTCAACAGATGTACAAGAGGCGCTTCAACAAGGCGGCCTGAAAACCCACACCCAGGAGACGCTGCTATGA
- the asd gene encoding archaetidylserine decarboxylase (Phosphatidylserine decarboxylase is synthesized as a single chain precursor. Generation of the pyruvoyl active site from a Ser is coupled to cleavage of a Gly-Ser bond between the larger (beta) and smaller (alpha chains). It is an integral membrane protein.) produces the protein MTFSQKAFSLIQYPLPHHALSRLTGLFAQCDNPWVKNTLINAFIRRFNVDMSQALEPDPAAYTTFNDFFTRALKEDARPIHEGIISPADGTLSQYGRFQAGQLVQAKGHTYSAQTLLGGDTALAEEFLGGSFATVYLSPKDYHRVHMPVTGTLREMIYVPGRLFSVNQATANYVPGLFARNERLVCIFDTEQGPMAMVLVGAMIVAAIETVWSGQVTPLSGHPQRMQFGQPVTLEKGAEMGRFKLGSTVVMCFAKPVNFEERPLATMVSMGESLGSY, from the coding sequence GTGACCTTTTCCCAAAAAGCTTTTTCGCTGATTCAGTACCCGCTGCCTCACCACGCGCTCTCGCGTCTGACCGGCCTGTTTGCCCAGTGTGATAATCCCTGGGTCAAAAACACTCTGATCAACGCCTTTATCAGGCGCTTTAACGTGGATATGAGCCAGGCGCTGGAGCCTGACCCGGCGGCCTATACCACCTTTAACGACTTTTTTACTCGCGCGCTAAAAGAGGATGCCCGTCCGATTCACGAAGGCATTATCAGTCCCGCCGACGGCACACTTTCACAGTATGGCCGCTTCCAGGCTGGCCAGCTCGTTCAAGCCAAGGGACATACCTACTCGGCGCAAACCCTGCTCGGCGGCGATACAGCGCTGGCAGAAGAGTTTCTCGGCGGCAGCTTTGCGACGGTGTACCTCTCGCCAAAGGACTACCATCGAGTGCATATGCCGGTCACCGGCACGCTGCGGGAAATGATCTACGTCCCCGGAAGGCTGTTCTCGGTCAACCAGGCCACGGCCAACTATGTGCCGGGTCTATTTGCCCGCAACGAACGACTGGTGTGCATCTTTGATACCGAACAGGGGCCAATGGCCATGGTCCTGGTGGGCGCCATGATCGTCGCGGCGATCGAAACCGTCTGGTCGGGCCAGGTCACACCGCTTTCCGGCCATCCTCAGCGCATGCAGTTTGGCCAACCGGTCACCCTGGAAAAAGGCGCTGAAATGGGCCGCTTCAAGCTCGGCTCCACGGTGGTGATGTGCTTTGCCAAACCGGTCAATTTCGAAGAGCGACCCCTCGCCACGATGGTCAGCATGGGAGAGTCACTGGGGAGTTATTGA
- the epmB gene encoding EF-P beta-lysylation protein EpmB yields the protein MQENIIIADKRPTTQVASWQRQLSQAIRDPAALCQQLALSDEWLPGAQTGHQLFDICVPDAYLSRITPGDPHDPLLRQVLPLDDEALTPPNYVTDPLEEADHQPAKGLIHKYAGRVLLIASPNCAINCRYCFRRHFPYSDNSPSRAQWQEALDYLRADTSIHEAILSGGDPLAANDRQLAWLVEQLESIPHLKRLRIHTRLPVVIPDRVDDALLGWLASTRLQKVVVLHINHANEIDQAVVDACARLKQAGATLLNQSVLLRDVNDDVTTLATLSERLFEAGILPYYLHVLDPVQGAAHFDVPDEEARELVTALRDHLPGFLMPRLVREIPGKGSKTPL from the coding sequence TTGCAGGAGAACATCATTATCGCCGACAAGCGCCCCACGACCCAAGTTGCGTCTTGGCAGCGGCAGCTCTCCCAGGCGATTCGCGACCCGGCGGCCCTGTGCCAGCAGCTTGCGTTGAGCGATGAATGGCTGCCGGGTGCTCAAACAGGGCACCAACTGTTTGATATCTGCGTACCCGACGCCTATTTATCGCGCATTACCCCCGGCGACCCTCATGACCCACTGTTGCGTCAGGTGCTACCGCTCGACGACGAGGCTCTGACGCCGCCCAACTACGTGACCGATCCCCTCGAAGAGGCCGATCATCAGCCTGCCAAAGGGCTGATTCACAAGTATGCGGGCCGCGTGTTGCTGATCGCCAGCCCCAATTGTGCGATCAACTGCCGCTACTGCTTTCGCCGCCATTTTCCTTACAGCGACAACTCACCCTCCAGGGCACAGTGGCAGGAAGCCCTCGACTACCTACGCGCCGACACCTCCATTCACGAGGCGATTCTCTCCGGTGGTGATCCGCTGGCGGCCAATGACCGCCAACTGGCCTGGCTGGTCGAGCAGCTTGAAAGCATCCCGCATCTCAAACGGCTGCGCATTCACACGCGGCTTCCGGTGGTAATCCCTGACCGGGTTGATGACGCCCTGCTTGGCTGGCTGGCCTCGACCCGCTTGCAAAAAGTTGTGGTACTGCATATCAACCACGCCAACGAGATTGATCAGGCAGTAGTCGATGCCTGCGCTCGGCTTAAACAAGCGGGTGCGACACTACTCAACCAAAGTGTCCTGCTGCGCGATGTTAACGACGACGTGACAACCTTAGCCACACTGTCTGAACGGCTGTTCGAGGCGGGCATACTGCCCTACTACCTGCACGTGCTGGACCCCGTTCAGGGCGCTGCGCATTTTGATGTACCGGATGAAGAAGCCCGCGAGCTGGTGACTGCGCTGCGCGACCATTTGCCGGGGTTCTTAATGCCGCGGCTAGTACGGGAAATTCCTGGTAAAGGAAGTAAAACGCCGCTTTGA
- the efp gene encoding elongation factor P — MANYSTNEFKGGLKVMLDGDPCSIIENELVKPGKGQAFNRVKLRNLMTGRVGERTFKSGDSLEGADVMELEMEYLYNDSEMWYFMKTDGSFEQYAVEKKALGETEKWLKEQVPYTVTLWNDNAIQVSAPNFIELEVVETDPGLKGDTAQGGSKPATLSSGAVVRVPLFINEGEVLKIDTRSGEYVSRA; from the coding sequence ATGGCGAACTATTCTACCAACGAATTCAAGGGCGGTCTGAAAGTAATGCTCGACGGTGATCCTTGCTCGATCATAGAGAACGAGCTGGTCAAGCCGGGCAAAGGCCAAGCCTTTAACCGCGTCAAGCTGCGTAACCTGATGACCGGCCGCGTGGGCGAGCGTACCTTTAAATCGGGTGATTCGTTAGAGGGTGCCGACGTCATGGAGCTGGAGATGGAGTATCTCTATAACGATAGCGAAATGTGGTACTTCATGAAAACCGATGGCTCCTTCGAGCAGTATGCGGTGGAAAAGAAAGCGCTCGGCGAGACCGAAAAATGGTTAAAGGAGCAGGTGCCTTATACCGTTACCTTGTGGAACGACAACGCTATCCAGGTATCAGCCCCCAATTTTATCGAGCTGGAAGTGGTTGAAACCGACCCGGGTTTGAAAGGCGATACCGCCCAAGGCGGCTCCAAGCCTGCGACTTTGTCTTCCGGTGCGGTGGTGCGTGTGCCGCTGTTTATCAATGAGGGGGAAGTCCTCAAGATTGATACGCGTAGTGGTGAATACGTCTCGCGTGCCTAA
- a CDS encoding sulfurtransferase: MSTESHSSETNVLPLIVEPEQLQERLDDPQLLIIDVPVNPDSYRQGHVPGAIFLDFRYLMRGEGPVPNDVPSVEALSRLFSALGLTRDTHVVAYDDEGGGWAARLLWTLELIGHTRYSYLNGGIHAWRDEGLEESTEPSAPTPSDYQAEILNPQALITADEIKQKLDDKQFAIWDARSTAEYDGEKGNNKHLGHIPGAVNMDWLNVMDRHRALRIRDYAELVTELGALGLTPEMEIATHCQSHHRSSFTWLVGKALGFNMRGYAGSWGEWGNRDDTPIEK, from the coding sequence ATGAGCACCGAGAGCCACTCGTCTGAAACCAACGTGCTACCTTTGATTGTTGAGCCCGAGCAACTTCAGGAACGCCTGGACGACCCTCAGCTACTTATCATCGATGTGCCGGTAAACCCCGACAGCTACCGCCAGGGCCATGTGCCTGGCGCCATTTTCCTCGACTTCCGCTATTTGATGCGTGGTGAAGGGCCTGTTCCCAACGATGTGCCCAGCGTTGAGGCGCTTTCGCGGCTGTTCAGCGCGCTCGGCCTTACCCGCGATACCCATGTCGTCGCCTACGATGACGAAGGCGGCGGCTGGGCGGCGCGGCTACTGTGGACGCTGGAGCTTATCGGCCATACCCGCTATTCCTATCTGAACGGCGGCATACACGCTTGGCGCGATGAAGGACTTGAAGAAAGCACCGAGCCCTCAGCGCCTACACCCAGCGATTATCAGGCCGAAATACTCAATCCCCAGGCGCTGATTACCGCCGACGAGATCAAACAGAAGCTCGACGATAAACAGTTTGCCATCTGGGATGCACGCTCAACCGCCGAATACGACGGCGAGAAGGGTAACAATAAGCATCTTGGACATATTCCGGGGGCGGTCAACATGGATTGGCTGAACGTCATGGATCGCCACCGGGCTCTGCGCATTCGCGATTACGCCGAACTGGTGACCGAGCTCGGTGCGCTCGGCCTGACCCCTGAAATGGAAATCGCCACCCACTGCCAAAGTCACCACCGCAGCAGCTTCACCTGGCTGGTCGGCAAGGCGCTAGGCTTTAACATGCGCGGCTATGCGGGCTCCTGGGGTGAATGGGGCAACCGCGACGACACGCCGATCGAGAAGTGA